From a region of the Atribacterota bacterium genome:
- the ftsW gene encoding putative lipid II flippase FtsW produces the protein MIWLKDVSVTMARAEGRAKWWWEIDSWLFWSVMSLLLFGIVMVFSASMTTGLYAYGDAFYFFRKHLLGVALGLITGVITSFFPLSWLRERSRFLLLAILVLLVLVFVPGVGRQGAGVNRWINLGVFSLQPSEFAKLVIVLYMADALATHQDRVEDFWRGVVPFFILVGIACLLVLIEPNLGTALFLLLLTFVMLFLGGGKVLHLFLVWIILMPTGLFLILARGKEYWKDRFVAFLDPWKDPLGKGFHILQSLIALGSGGLWGRGLGESRQKFFFLPDRHTDFIYAIVGEEFGLLGTLSLVALLIIILWRGWRIALRAEDEFRCLVAMGIVAMIVLQAFVNMGAVLRLFPITGITFPLVSYGNSSLIVLLASIGILFNIARGRREIENR, from the coding sequence ATGATTTGGCTTAAAGACGTTTCGGTTACCATGGCTCGAGCGGAAGGAAGAGCAAAATGGTGGTGGGAAATCGACTCGTGGCTTTTCTGGTCGGTGATGAGTTTACTTTTATTTGGGATTGTGATGGTCTTTAGTGCCAGTATGACCACGGGACTGTACGCGTATGGGGATGCTTTCTATTTCTTTCGGAAGCATCTTTTGGGAGTTGCTCTGGGGCTTATTACCGGTGTGATTACCAGTTTTTTCCCGCTTTCTTGGCTACGGGAACGGAGCAGGTTCCTGTTACTTGCTATACTTGTATTGCTGGTGCTGGTTTTCGTTCCTGGTGTAGGCCGGCAGGGAGCGGGGGTGAACCGGTGGATCAATCTGGGAGTTTTTAGTTTGCAACCTTCCGAGTTTGCCAAGTTGGTTATTGTGCTCTATATGGCGGATGCTTTGGCCACTCATCAGGATCGGGTTGAGGATTTTTGGCGAGGTGTCGTGCCGTTTTTCATTCTGGTGGGGATTGCCTGTCTTTTAGTTTTGATTGAACCAAACCTTGGTACGGCGCTGTTTCTTCTGTTGTTGACTTTTGTGATGCTCTTTCTGGGGGGAGGAAAGGTCCTGCATCTTTTTCTGGTTTGGATTATTCTCATGCCTACGGGTCTTTTCCTGATTCTGGCGAGAGGAAAAGAGTACTGGAAAGATCGTTTTGTTGCTTTTCTGGATCCCTGGAAAGATCCTTTGGGGAAGGGCTTTCATATTCTTCAATCGCTTATCGCTCTCGGTTCTGGGGGGCTCTGGGGACGAGGACTTGGCGAGAGTCGGCAGAAATTCTTCTTTTTGCCTGATCGACATACCGATTTTATCTATGCTATTGTAGGGGAAGAGTTTGGTCTTTTGGGCACTTTATCCCTGGTGGCTCTTTTGATCATAATTCTCTGGAGGGGCTGGAGAATTGCTCTGAGAGCAGAGGATGAATTTCGCTGTCTTGTCGCTATGGGGATTGTAGCCATGATTGTCCTGCAGGCCTTTGTCAACATGGGTGCGGTTTTACGCCTTTTCCCCATTACTGGCATTACCTTTCCCCTGGTGAGCTATGGGAATTCTTCGTTAATTGTTCTTCTAGCCAGTATTGGGATTTTATTTAATATTGCCCGAGGTCGGAGGGAGATAGAAAATCGATGA